The Halocalculus aciditolerans nucleotide sequence GACACCGACGGACCGAACGCTCCGCGACGTCGTCCGCGTCGACGACTTCTCGCTCGCCGTCGGCGGCGGCGGACGCGTGCTCGCCCGCGACCCGGACTGGCGCGTCGTCACCGCGGACGGCGTGGCGGGGAACGGCCGGAACCTCCGCGCGGCCGCAGCCACAGAACGAGGAGCGCGGGCGTGGCTCGCGGGCGCGAGCGGCGCGCTCGCCGCGTACGACGCCGACTCGGGCTTCGACGCGAGCGTCGGGCCGGCGGGCGTGACGCACAACTTCGCGGCGGTCGCCGTCCACGGGCCGGCCGGCGCGGAGCGAGTGGTCGTCGGTGACGACTCCGGGCACGTCCACGGCCGGAGCGGCGAGGGCGCGTGGGCGACGGCGACACCCGGCGACGGAACGGCGATTACGGGCGTCGGCGTCGGCGAGGCGGGCGCGGTCGCCGTGGACGCCGCCGCCGGCGTGTACGCGAACATCGGCGAGGGCTGGCGGCGGGCCGGCATCGAAGCGGCGAGCGCGCTCCACGCGGTCGACGGGACGGACCCGCGCTCCGTCGTCACCGTGGGCGACGCCGTCTGCGCCGTCACGGACGCCGGCTGGCGCGTCGACGACCCCGCGTCGGTCCCGCTGGACGCCGTCACCGTCGCGGACTGCGGGTGCGTCCACGCCGCCGGCGCGGACGGAACGATACTGCACCGGATGCACGGCGCGGACCGCTGGCGGACACAGCCCGTCGACTCGCACGCGGACCTGCACGCTGTCGCGGTCGGCGACCCACGTATCGCCGTCGGCGCGAACGGCATGATTCTGGAGAGATAACCCCGAAAGCGGTAATAAACGATACACGTAGCCACAAGAGTTTATCCGCGGAGCCGGCACTGTCGAGCCATGGGTAAGCCCCTCCTCTCCGTCGGAGCGGTCGCTGCGATGCTCGTACTCGCGGGCTGCTCCGGCGGAATGCCCGGTGGCGGCGAACAGAGCGGGTCGATGGCGTTCTACGTCAGCGATCAACCCGGTGCCATCGACGACTTCGAACACCTGAACGTCACGGTGACGAAAGTCGGCGTCCACAAGGTGAACGCCTCCAGCGCGGAGAACGGAACCTGGATCGAGACGGACTTCGACAACGTCACCGTCGACCTGACCGAGCTTCAGGGCGAGAACGCCGCGAACCTCGCGAACGCCTCGCTCCCGAACGGGACGTACAACAACGCCTTCATCCACGTCTCCGCCGTCGAGGGGGCGACGACCGACGGCGAGCAGGTGGACGTGAAACTCCCGTCGAGTAAACTCCACGTCGCGGAGAACTTCACCGTCGGCGCGGCCGAAGAATCCCACTTCGTCTTCGACGTCATGGTGCACGAGACCGGGAACGGAAAGTACGTTCTCCGACCGAACGCTGGCGACTCCGGGAAGAACGTGCCCGTGAAGCCGACGCCGGGCGCGAAGCAGTCCGGACAGGCCGGCGCGTCCGGTGAGACGACGACCACGGCGCAGTCCGGCACGTCCGCGGGGACGACCACGCAGAGCGAGATGGCGGTCTACCTCAGCGACCGACCCGGAGCTATCGGTGACTTCGACCACCTGAACGTCACCGTCTCGGCGGTCGGCGTCCACCGACAGAACGACTCCGACAACGAGAGCGCGTGGGTCGAACAGGACGTCGACAGCGTCACCGTCGACGTGACCGAACTCCAAGGCGACCGCGCGGTGAGCCTCGCGAACTTCACCCTCGAGAACGGCACGTACGACACCGTCTTCGTTCACGTCGCCTGGACGAACGGGACGCTCACGAACGGCGAACACGTCCCCGTGAAACTCCCGTCGAGCAAGCTCAAACTCCACCAGGAGTTCACCGTCGGTGACGGCAACACCACGCACTTCGTCTACGACGTCATGGTCCACGAGACCGGGAGCGGGAAGTACGTCCTGAAGCCGAACGTCGCCGAATCCGGCCCGAACGAACCCGTCACGAAGGTTTCGAAGAAGAACGCGAAACCCGACGACGACACGCCGAACGAAAGCGACACGTCGAACGAGACCACGACGACCACGCAGAGCGGCGACGAAACGACCGCGCAGTCCGGTAACGAGACGGCGACCACGACGACTGCGACCACGACGACGGCGACGGCGTAGCCGTCGTTCGGCAGTTCTCAGTTCGGTTTCGTTCTCTTCGCGCGTGTCCCGGCTAAGTAGCGGATACGACGCGGTTCGACAGACGGGGCGGTACTGCGTCGTCTGCCGATCCGATCCGTACCGATGCCGATACGCCTTAGCCGGCGGGACGACACGTCGGCGGTATGGAGAACGACCGCTGGCTCTACGCGCTCGCGCTCTCCGCGGTCGCGTCGAGCGTTTCGGGCCTGCTCGTCCCGCTCTATCTCGTGCAGATCGGCGGCGGGACGGCGCAGCTCGGCGTGAACGCCGCGCTCTCGTCGCTCGTCGGCGCGCCCGCCGCGGTGTTCGCCGGCCGGTACGCGGATCGAACCGGGAATCGCCGCGGTGTCGTCCTCACCGCGCTCGTCGCCGCGGCGCTCGCGCTCGTCGCTCTGCCCTTCCTGAAGACTATCGCGGCGGTCATCGTCGTGAACGCGGTGCTCGCGTTCTCGCTCGCGGCCATCGGTCCCGTCGTCACGATGCTCGTCGTCGGGGACAGCCCCGAAGCCGAGTGGAACACCCGCATCGCGCGCCTGAACAAACTCCAGGGGTACGGGAGCACGGCCGGTCTCGTCCTCGGGACGGTGTGGACCGTCGGCGTCGGCGCGGTGCTCGCCACCGGCGTCACGCAGGAGACGCTGTTCGTGCTCGCCGCCGTCTTCGGCGTCGCCGCCGCCGCGGTCGCTTTCCGATCGCTCCCGCGGCACGCCGACCTCACCGTCGGGCCGCGGCGGGCCAGCCGAATCGCCACCCTGCTCTCCCGGACGAGTCGGAACGTCCGCGACGACACCTTCAGCTTCGGGACGACCCGCGTCTTCTGGGGGGTCCGCTCGCTCTCCCGCCGCCGCCTCGGCGGCCTCCGCAGCCAGCTCCCGGCCGCGCTCTGGGTGTACTTCGCCGCCGCCTTCCTCTTCTTCACCGGCTTCGCCGTGTTCTGGGCACCGCTCCCCGTCTACCTCACCGACCGCGCCGCGTTCGGCTCCGGCGCGGTGTTCGCGCTCTACCTCGTGAACAACGTCGCCTCGACGGTGCTCTACGACGGCGCGGGCGTCCTCGCGACCCGGCACGACATCCGCCTCGTCCAGACCGGCGCGCTCGGCGCGCGCGCCGCCGCCTTCGTCGCCGTCGGCGTGCTCGGCGTGCTCGGCGTCGGCTTCCTCTCGACCGGCGGCCTCGGCCCGCTCCTCGCCGTCGCCGCCCTCCTCACCGTCGTCGGCGCGACCTGGGCGTTCATCGCCGTCACCGGCACCGGCATCGTCTCCCGCCTCACCCCGAAGGAGACGCGCGGCGGCGTCCTCGGCCTCTACGCCGCGCTGTCCGCGGTCGCCGGCGCGCTCGGCGGCCTCCTCGGCGGCTGGATCGCCAGCCGCGCGTTCGACCTCGCGTTCGGCGTCGCCGCCGTCCTCGTCGTCGCCGGCGGCCTCGTCGTCCTCCTCGCACGCCACCTCGCCCCCGACGCGAAACCGACGGCGAGCGCCGACGCCGCGCCCGCGTCCGACTGACCGCGAACCCCGGGACCGAAACGGCCTTTCTCGTTCGCGCCCCGAGGGAGAAGTGTGCGAGAGGACGACCTCGCGACCCGGCTTGTCGACCACTTCGACGCCGCCCACCCCGACGCCGCCGTCCACCTCGAAGAGCCCTACGACCACTACGGGTCGCGGGGCGTCGCCGACGTCTACGTGCGCGTCCCCCCGCCGACCGCGGTCGACTACCTCGTCGAGCTAAAAGGCGACCCCGCGGTCCGGCACGCGACCGGCGCGAACGAGATCCTCCGCCAGTACCGCCGGATGGAACGCTACTTCTACCGGGACGACGCCCACACCCTCGAACCGCGTCTCTCCCGGGACGGCCCCGGCGCGTTCGTCCTCCTGTTCTTCGCGCCCACGGAGAAGTGCGTTCGCCACGTCCGCGAGCACGCGAGCCTCTACGCGTCGGTCGACCCGGACGCGAGCGTCGACGGCGTCCCCGTCACCCGGAAGGTCGCGTTCCTCACCGGCCTCGACGACGCCGCGGCCGGCGGCGTGAACTTCCTCTCCGTCAACGCCGGCGCGCGCGTCGGCACCGACGCGTTCCGCCGCGCGGTCCCCGACGACACCCGGCTCGCGGCCGCGCTCGACGCGACGGAGTGAGCAAATATTGCAACCGCCGTGGTTGCACTTATCGTGGTGCAGCGTCACGATGCAGTTATGGCTCGGGGGAGTCGGGTGGCGGTCGTCGGACACGGACCGGCCGCAGAGCGGAGCGCACGCGCGCTCGCCGACGCCGGCTTCGACGTCGAAACGGCCGACACAGCCGCTCCCACCCGTTCTCACACCGCAGACTGCATCGTCGCGACCGACGCGAACGCTCGGGCCGCCGCCGACGCTGCCGGCGACACACCCGTTCTCGCGCTCGCCGCCGACGACGACCCCACCGATCTTCTCGACGCCGGCGTCCACGACGTCGTCCGCGCGAACGAGTCCGGCTTCGAAACCCTGCTCGTCGCGCGCGTCGAACACGTCCTCGACCGCCGCGCCGCCGAACGCCGCGCTACCAGCGAGCACGAGCGACTCGAAGCCCTGTTCGGGCAGTTCCCCGAACCCACTATCGCCTACGAGTTCGACGACGGCGACCCCGTCGTCACCGACGCGAACGCCGCGTTCACCGAGGCGTTCGGTCACGACGACCCCGCCGGCCGCAGGGTCGACGACCTCGTCGTCGGCGACGGGAAACAGGTCGAAGCCGCCGTCCTCAACGACAAGGTCGCGCGCGGCCACACCCTCGACCGCGAAGTCGTCCGCGCGACGCCCGACGGCGACCGCGTCTTCTGGCTCCGGAACATCCCGCTCGACGCCACGCCGCCAGCCGGATTCGCCGTCTACACCGACGTCACGGAGCGCCTCCGCGAGCGCGAGCGCGCACAGGCCTTCCTCAACAGCTCCCGCGACATCGTCGCCATCGCCGACTACGACACCACCTACACCTACGTCAGCGCCGCCGTCGAACACGTCTTCGGCTACCGGCCCAGCGACCTCGTCGGCGAACGCGCGCTCGAACGCATCCACGAAGCCGACCGCGAGCGCGTCCGCCAGCAGCTCGACAGCGTCGGCGACCACCCCGTCACCATCGAGTTCCGCGGACGGCACGCCGACGGCGACTGGCGGTGGATCGAAGCCGTCGTCACCGACCAGCGAGACAACCCGCTCATCGACGGCTACCTCGTCAACGCCCGCGACGTCACCGACCGCAAACGCCGCGAGCGCGAACACCGCCGGCAGGCCCGCATCATCGCCACCCTCCACAGCGTCGCCGTCGACATCGAGACTGCGGGAAGCCCCGACGCCGTCTATCAATCCCTCGTCGACGCCGCGGAAGGCGTCCTCGACTACCAGATCTGCATCGTCGACGAACGCGACGGCGACCGCCTCGTCGTCGTCGCCGCCTCCGACGACACCCCGGACGAACACTACTACAACTACGTCTCCGTCGACGCCGAGGACAACCTCGCCGCGAAAGTCGCGCGAACCCGCGAGACCGTCGTCGTCGACGACCTCCACGAGACCTCCATCGACCCCGCCAACGCCGCCTACCGCTCCATCATCACCGTCCCGCTCGCCGACTACGGCGTCCTCCAGGCCGCCGCCGACGAACCGGACGCCTTCGACGACGCCGACCGCGAGTTCACCGAAATCCTCGCCAGCCACGCCGTCGCCGCCCTCGACCGCCTCGACCGCGAACGCGAACTCGAACGGCAGACCGACCGCCTGGAGAAGTTCGCGAGCGTCGTCTCCCACGACCTCCGAACACCCCTTCAGGTCGCCGTCGGCGCAATCGAGCTCGCGCGAGAGACCGGCGACCTCGACCGCCTCGACACCGCCGACGACGCCCTCGACCGCATTGACCGCCTCGCCAGCGACCTCCTCGCGTGGGCGCGCGGCGCATCCCTCGTCGAAGACACCGAACCGGTCAACGTCGCCGCCGCGGCGACCGACTGCTGGCGCGACCTCGACACCGAGAACGCCACCCTCGACGTCACCGACGCCGTCGTCGACGCCGACCCCGACCGCGTCCGCCAGCTCCTCTCCAACCTCCTCCGAAACGCCGTGGAGCATGGTGCCACTGACCCTCCCTCGCACGCTCGCGAGGACGCCGCCGAGCACGATGGGGCGAGCGTCCACGTCACCGTCGCCCCCACCGAGGACGGCACCGGCTTCGCCGTCACCGACGACGGCCCCGGCGTCCCCGACGGCGAACGCGACGCCGTCTTCGACGCCGGCCACACCACCAGCACCACCGGCTCCGGCTTCGGCCTCGACATCGCCCGCGACATCGCCGACGCCCACGGCTGGACGCTCACCCTCGACGACGACTACACCGACGGCGCACGCTTCGTCGTCGACTGCACCACCGACCGCTAACCCCGCGTTTACGCGAGCGATACCGACGCACACGGACGTCTCCAGAGACGTAAACACGCGAAAACACGAACAACCCCGGCTATTGAGAGCCCCACCAGTGAGTGACGCGAGCCGCTCTCAGGCGCGACGAACCCGCGTCGCCGCGCGACTCGCGTCGCTCGCCAGTTCAAGTGTGAGAAAGTCCGCCCTCCCCGATTTGAACGGGGGGCAAGTCGATCTACAGTCGACTGCTCTACCAGTCTGAGCTAAGGGCGGGCGTACTTCGACGTAGTGTGGGGGCGAGTTTAAGGGTTATTATTCGCGGTCGAACGCCCCCACACCTTCAAGTACGACGACGCGTTATCTGCTGTCAGTACTGCGATGTCCAAGATTACGTTCCGGGCGGACGACGACCTCGTCGCGGCGGTGGAGTCGTTGGACGCGTCGAAGAGCGAGGTGATGCGGGAGGCGCTCCGGGAGTATCTGGAGGAGGACGTCGCGATTGAGTCGGAGTCCATCGACGAGCTCGTGGACGCCCGTATCGAGGAGGTCCTCGGCGACTACCTGCGGCGCGAGCGGTCCGCGCAGGACGTGAACGTGAACCTGCGGGTGGAGTCGTCGGGGTCGGGGGAGGTCGTCGACGCCGACGTCGAGGAGAGCGCGGAGCGGGCCGAGGACGCGAGTGTGTCCGACGGTGGTTCGGGCGAGTCGGAGTCAGTGACGTGCCGGCAGTGCGGGGAGTCGCTCGATGCGGCGCACGAGTTCTGTCCGAACTGCGGGGAGCAGGCGGGTCGGCCGGCGCTGTGCGAGTGTGGCGTGGAGCTGGGGTCGGACTGGTCGTTCTGCCCGCACTGCGGGCGTCGGACGCCGTCGGCGGACGTGCTCGAACGGTAAGACGGGCGGCTCGAGAGTTTACCCAGCCATTAACTATATACGTGAATACCCTGTTGGTAGTAGATACGTAAGACGGTCGTCTTACACGTGGCCGGCGTCTGGCGGGCCTCTCCCGCCGGAATCCAGGTCGTGTAAGACAGACGCGGGGCGGCCGCGGACGTCTTGCAGCAAACGGGGAATACAAACCATGGAGCGTGTGACACTCCGAATACCGAAACAGCAGATAGAAGAAGTCGAGCAGATGGTCGACTCCGGGAAGTTCCCGAACCGCTCGGAAGCGATCCGGTCGGCCGTCCGTGAAATGATCGACGACCAAGGCGAGGCCTCGAAGCCGAACGCCTGGGCCAAGGTGTAATCAAATGCAAGATATCGTTCAAGACGCACTCGAGATGGCCGAGGCAGAGGAGCGGGACATGGACGCGGCGTCCGACAGCGGCGGTGACCAGTTCGGGGACCCCCGAATCGTCATCGTCGGCTGCGGTGGTGCCGGGAACAACACCATCAACCGCCTCTACAACATCGGCGTCGAAGGCGCTGACACGGTCGCGATCAACACCGACAAACAGCACCTGAAGATGATCGAAGCCGACACCAAGATCCTCGTCGGGAAGTCCCTGACGAACGGGCTCGGTGCCGGTGGCGACCCCTCGATGGGTGAGCGCGCCACGGAGATGGCGCAGGGCACCATCAAGGAGGTCCTCGGGGACGCCGACCTCGTGTTCGTCACCGCCGGGATGGGCGGCGGGACGGGCACGGGCGCGGCCCCCGTGGTTTCGAGCATCGCGAAGGAGCAGGGCGCAATCGTCGTCGGGATGGTCTCCACGCCGTTCAACGTCGAGCGCGCCCGCACGGTGAAAGCCGAGGAAGGCCTGGAGAAACTCCGCGAGGAAGCGGACTCCATCATCGTCCTCGACAACAACCGGCTGCTCGACTACGTCCCGAACCTCCCGATCGGCAAAGCGTTCTCCGTGATGGACCAGATCATCGCGGAGACCGTGAAGGGGATTTCGGAGACGATCACTCAACCCTCGCTGATCAACCTCGACTACGCGGACATGACCGCCATCATGAACCAGGGCGGCGTGGCCGTGATGCTCGTGGGTGAGACGCAGGACACGAACAAGACCGACGAAGTGGTGAAGGACGCGATGAACCACCCGCTCCTCGACGTCGACTACCGCGGCGCGAGCGGCGGACTCGTCCACATCACCGGTGGCCCGGACCTCACGCTGAAAGAGGCCGAGGGCATCGCGGACCACATCACGGAGCGTCTCGACGCCTCCGCGAACGTCATCTGGGGCGCGCGCATCCAGGACAACTACAAGGGCAAGGTCCGCGTCATGGCGATCATGACCGGCGTCCAGTCCGCGCAGGTCCTCGGCCCGAGCACGCAGAAGCAGGCTGACGCCTCCCGTCAGGAGCTCCAAGAGGTCGGCGACTCCGGCTCGCGCGCGGAGGAGTCCGCGGCCGGCCCCCGCTCCACGGGCGAAGTCAAGGGCAACGTCCACTCCGACGGCGGCCAGGACGAAGTCGAGAAGAACAACGGCCTCGACGTCATCCGATAGACGAACCGCCCGCCCCGGACTGATTCGACCGCGGCCACCACTCATTCACCGTCTTTCTCACGTTCCGAGCGACAGCCGTCTCCTAGACCGCGTTGACGGCGTCGACGAGTCGGCACTTCCGACAGACGTCGCCCGTCGTCGGCGACCCGCACTCGTCGCATTCGCCGACGGGTTCCTCGCCGTCGTCGCGGTAGCGGTCGGCGGCGATGGACGCGAGCTCCTCGTAGCCGGCCATAATCGAGTGACGGGTGCCGGGGTGATTCTCCTCGAGGGAGAGGAGGAGGTCTTGCACTTCGCCGCGGAAGGCCTCCGAGGAGTGCGGGCATTCGGCCATGTGGACGGGGAGGTCCGCGAGGCGCGCGTAGAGCGCGACCTCCTTCTCGGGGACGTCCCGAAGGGGTTTCGCGCGCGGAATCATGCCGTCTTTCTCGCCGCGCTCGTCGAAGCTCCCGAGGCTGGCGTCGAAGTGACGCGCGACCTGCTCGACGTTCCCCTCCAGAATGTTCATCAGCGCGGTTTCGGCTTCGTCGTCGAGGTTGTGGCCGGTGAGGAGTTTGTCGGCGTCGTACTCGCTCGCGTACTTCGCGAGGAGGTCACGGCGGAAGACGCCACAGTACGCACAGGCCGCCATGTTCTTCGGGTCGTCTTCGACGACGTCGTCCATCTCCAGGTCGAACTCGTCGGCGTAGGAGACGACTTCGTGTTCGATTCCGAGCTCTTCGGTGAGCTCCTCGCAGGCGGCGAGGCTCGCGTCCCGATAGCCCTGGATGCCTTCGTGGACGGTGAGCGCGACGAGTTCGACGCGCGGGTCCTGCTCGAACGTCCGGTGGAGGATGTCCGTGAGTACGACGGAGTCTTTCCCGCCGGAGAGGCCGACGAGCCAGGTCTCCGGGTTCTCCGGCGTCGCCGAGTCCGGGAGGAGGGAGTCCTCGCGGACGCGCTTGCGAACGCGGCGGTCGACGGACTCGAGGAAGTGGGACCGACAGAGGTGGTTCCCCGAGTACGCCGCGTGCATCACCGCGTCCGCGTCACACTTCGTACACTCCATTACCCGTGGGTTGTGCGGCTGGCCGGTAAACCGTTTCGAGAAGGAGTATATCCCATATCGCGATACGAAATCTCCCGTGCCGGGGGACGGTTGCTACGAGGTTCGGGGACGGAGAGAGCGGTCGCTTCGGGGCGTGTCGAACCGTCTCGGAGTTCGGTTAGCGTTCGTCGACGGCGTCAGCGCCGCATTCGGGGCACGTGTCGGTGTCGGTATGGACGGCGGCGTCGCAGGCCGTGCAGCGGAACTCGGCGGATTCGTCGGCGGTCTCTCGGACCTCCTGTTTGAATTCCTCGTAGTTCCGGCCGATATCCCTGAACAGTCCCATACGCAGCGTTCGCGCCGGAGCGTGTTAAGGGCACTCGTCGTCGTTCGGGAAAACCGGAATACGAATACCGCGAGAGGACGAACGCGCGAGTATGCCGGAGTCGAACCTGTTCGAGTCGACACGGGCGTTCCGGTGGTTGGTGACCATCTCGCTCGTGGGGACGCTCATCCTGATGGGGGCGGCGAACTACTCGGTCGCGCTCGGCGGGTGGATGTCCTGCGGCGACCAGTTCCCGAAGTGCGCGGGCGTCTACGCGCCGATATTCCACCCGGTGGAGACGCTGTCGGGGAACTACACGGCGGCCCAGATATTCTGGGAGTGGTTCCACCGGGCGAGCGCGTTCATCACGGGACTGACGATGCTCGCGGCGACGGGACTGGCGTGGTGGAAGCTCGACGACTACACGGTGTCGCGGTGGCTGGTGACGGCGGCGACGGCCGTGCTCCCCGCGGAGGCGTATCTCGGCGTGCAGACGGGCGTCGCGGACCCGCCGTTCGACCTCGTCGTGCTCCACAACGTCATCTCCTGGTTCGTCCTCCTGACGATGGCGGCGGCGACGGTCATCGTGTGGCGGGCGGCGCGCCGGGACGGGGGGAAGCGAGACGACGCAGCGCCGGCATAGGGACGCGACGGCGATTGGCCGGCACGGGGCATAGGGACGCGACGGCGATTGGCCGTTGCGGGACGTAGCTACGTGTCGGCGAGTGATTTTTTGCGTGCGGGGGACGCGTTCGGGGGTATGGTTCGCGTCGTGAGTTTCGGGAGCGTCAACGTCGACCGGACGTGGGCGGTGGACGAGGAGGTGTTGAGTGAGTTGCGCGGGCGCGCGTGGTTTCCGGAGCCGGGGGAGACGAAGACGGTGGCGTCGGTGCCGGAGTCGGAGCTGCCGTCGGGTTCGCCGTCGGTGACGCTGGGCGGGAAGGGGGCGAACGACGCGGTGGCGGCGGCGGGCGTGGGAGCGGACGCGCGACTGGTCGGGGCGGTGGGTGGGGACGCCGGCGAGTACGGTGTGCTGGAGACGCTGGAAGAGCGCGGAGTGGAGACGTCGGGCGTGCGCGTCGAGTCGGGGCGGGCGACGGGGGCGGCGTACGTGTTCGTCGCGCCGGACGGGGAGAGTCACGTTGCGCGCGTTCGGGGGGCGAACGCGGCGGTGGACGCGGCGCTCGTCGACGACGCGCTCGACGTGATTCGGAAGGCGGACGCGCTCTGCTTGCAGAACGAGATTCCGACTGCGGCGATGACGGCGCTCCTCGACGGGCTGGAGCCGAAGGGGCCGGTGGTGGTCTTCGACCCCGCGCCGGTCGAGGGGGCGGCGGCGGTCGCGGGGCATCCGCGCGTCGATTACGTCACGCCGAACGAGGTCGAGGCGGACGCGCTGGAGGCGGACGCCGTCGCGGATGCGACGGTAGTTGTGACGCGTGGCGCGGACGACGTCGTGGTCCGACGGGGTGGCGCGGAGGCGTTCCGCGTCACACCGCCGCCGGCGGCCGTCGAGGACACGACGGGCGCGGGCGATACGTTCGCGGGCGCGCTCGCGACGCGGCTCGGCGAGGGCGTAGACGACCGGACGGCGGTCGAGTTCGCGGCGGCGGCGTCGGCCGTCGCGACGGAGGCCGTCGGCGCGCAGGCGGCGATGCCCGCGCGGGACGCCGTCGAGGCGAAGGTGGAGGAGACCGGTTAGCGGACGCCGAGTTCGTTCGCGCGGTCGACGGCGAGTTCGGCGAGTTCTTCGACCGTCAGGTCGGACTGGTCGGCGAGGACGCGACAGAGCATGCCGAGCTGTGTGACCGCGGCGGTCCGGAGGTCGTCCGTCTCGTTCCCGAAGTAGAACTCGTAGCCCGGGCCCTCGTGGATGAGGCCGAGGTAGACGGATTCGAGGTCGTCGGCGTCGAGCGCGTCAGTCGCCTGCGTCAGCACGTCGTCGAAGTCGGTGTCGTCGCTCACGAGGTGGTGTTCGCGCGGGCGGCGTGAAAAGCACACGGACGCGGCGCGCGCTGCGACGCCGTCACCCTTCGGTCGGCGAGAGCGCGTACCCGTCGTTTCGCCGGACGAGCGTTCCGTCGGCGACGAGTCGGTTCAGGGCGCGTTCGAGGTCGGCGTCTGGAACGCCGCTCCCGGCGAGGGCGCGCGCGATGCCGTCCGCGTCGACCGACGGAGCGCGCTCGCCGTCGGTGTTCAGCGCGACGATACGGCGGATGAGCGGTTCTAGGTCGTCCATCTGAGCCGGCCGGCGTCGGCCGTGCGCTCAGAGACGGTGCGCGATGTATTCGTTGAGGTCGGTTACTAGTGAGGGTCGGCGCGTCCAGAACCCCTGCCACTCGTTCGCGGTTTGCTGGACGGCGAGGAGCGCGAGGGCGTCGGCGTCCGCGTCGCCGTCGGGGTCGTAGACGACGAACCAGGAGTCGAGGAAGTCGCGTTCGTGGCCGGCGTGGATGGTGATGTCGGAGGTCGAGGGCGGCGTCCACCCGGGCGCGCCGTAGGCGTTGACGTCGACGGCGGTGTCGTCGAGGCGGCGGTAGACGTCGCGCGTCCCGATTTCGTCGTCGATGCGGGAGAGCCGCTGGAAGGACGAGCGGAGCGTCCCGCCGTCGGCGTTCCAGGCGTGGCGTTCGATGTGGCGGGAGACGAGGATGAGGAGGAGCTTCTCCTTGTGCGAGTCCGGGTAGCCGCGGACGGTGAACCGCGTGTCGGCGAGGCCGGCGAGGACGGCGGGGAGGTCGGCGTCTTCGAGGGCGAGCGCGCCGGTAGTGAAGAGGTCGGAGTTGATGAAGAGGATGGCGTCTTGGAGTTCCGAGAGCGGGGAGGCGGCGACGACGGCGTCGTCTTCGACGAGAAAGACCGTGTCGTCCGCGGTGTCGGGGAGCGTGGCTTCCTTGACGGTGATGGATTGGTTGTCGAACAGGGAGTCGAGCATCCGCTGGACGGGCGCGGGCGCTCGCCGGTTGACGACGACG carries:
- the ftsZ gene encoding cell division protein FtsZ — translated: MQDIVQDALEMAEAEERDMDAASDSGGDQFGDPRIVIVGCGGAGNNTINRLYNIGVEGADTVAINTDKQHLKMIEADTKILVGKSLTNGLGAGGDPSMGERATEMAQGTIKEVLGDADLVFVTAGMGGGTGTGAAPVVSSIAKEQGAIVVGMVSTPFNVERARTVKAEEGLEKLREEADSIIVLDNNRLLDYVPNLPIGKAFSVMDQIIAETVKGISETITQPSLINLDYADMTAIMNQGGVAVMLVGETQDTNKTDEVVKDAMNHPLLDVDYRGASGGLVHITGGPDLTLKEAEGIADHITERLDASANVIWGARIQDNYKGKVRVMAIMTGVQSAQVLGPSTQKQADASRQELQEVGDSGSRAEESAAGPRSTGEVKGNVHSDGGQDEVEKNNGLDVIR
- a CDS encoding ribbon-helix-helix domain-containing protein, which codes for MERVTLRIPKQQIEEVEQMVDSGKFPNRSEAIRSAVREMIDDQGEASKPNAWAKV
- a CDS encoding DUF4382 domain-containing protein, with amino-acid sequence MGKPLLSVGAVAAMLVLAGCSGGMPGGGEQSGSMAFYVSDQPGAIDDFEHLNVTVTKVGVHKVNASSAENGTWIETDFDNVTVDLTELQGENAANLANASLPNGTYNNAFIHVSAVEGATTDGEQVDVKLPSSKLHVAENFTVGAAEESHFVFDVMVHETGNGKYVLRPNAGDSGKNVPVKPTPGAKQSGQAGASGETTTTAQSGTSAGTTTQSEMAVYLSDRPGAIGDFDHLNVTVSAVGVHRQNDSDNESAWVEQDVDSVTVDVTELQGDRAVSLANFTLENGTYDTVFVHVAWTNGTLTNGEHVPVKLPSSKLKLHQEFTVGDGNTTHFVYDVMVHETGSGKYVLKPNVAESGPNEPVTKVSKKNAKPDDDTPNESDTSNETTTTTQSGDETTAQSGNETATTTTATTTTATA
- a CDS encoding double zinc ribbon domain-containing protein — its product is MSKITFRADDDLVAAVESLDASKSEVMREALREYLEEDVAIESESIDELVDARIEEVLGDYLRRERSAQDVNVNLRVESSGSGEVVDADVEESAERAEDASVSDGGSGESESVTCRQCGESLDAAHEFCPNCGEQAGRPALCECGVELGSDWSFCPHCGRRTPSADVLER
- a CDS encoding MFS transporter yields the protein MENDRWLYALALSAVASSVSGLLVPLYLVQIGGGTAQLGVNAALSSLVGAPAAVFAGRYADRTGNRRGVVLTALVAAALALVALPFLKTIAAVIVVNAVLAFSLAAIGPVVTMLVVGDSPEAEWNTRIARLNKLQGYGSTAGLVLGTVWTVGVGAVLATGVTQETLFVLAAVFGVAAAAVAFRSLPRHADLTVGPRRASRIATLLSRTSRNVRDDTFSFGTTRVFWGVRSLSRRRLGGLRSQLPAALWVYFAAAFLFFTGFAVFWAPLPVYLTDRAAFGSGAVFALYLVNNVASTVLYDGAGVLATRHDIRLVQTGALGARAAAFVAVGVLGVLGVGFLSTGGLGPLLAVAALLTVVGATWAFIAVTGTGIVSRLTPKETRGGVLGLYAALSAVAGALGGLLGGWIASRAFDLAFGVAAVLVVAGGLVVLLARHLAPDAKPTASADAAPASD
- a CDS encoding PAS domain-containing sensor histidine kinase; translation: MARGSRVAVVGHGPAAERSARALADAGFDVETADTAAPTRSHTADCIVATDANARAAADAAGDTPVLALAADDDPTDLLDAGVHDVVRANESGFETLLVARVEHVLDRRAAERRATSEHERLEALFGQFPEPTIAYEFDDGDPVVTDANAAFTEAFGHDDPAGRRVDDLVVGDGKQVEAAVLNDKVARGHTLDREVVRATPDGDRVFWLRNIPLDATPPAGFAVYTDVTERLRERERAQAFLNSSRDIVAIADYDTTYTYVSAAVEHVFGYRPSDLVGERALERIHEADRERVRQQLDSVGDHPVTIEFRGRHADGDWRWIEAVVTDQRDNPLIDGYLVNARDVTDRKRREREHRRQARIIATLHSVAVDIETAGSPDAVYQSLVDAAEGVLDYQICIVDERDGDRLVVVAASDDTPDEHYYNYVSVDAEDNLAAKVARTRETVVVDDLHETSIDPANAAYRSIITVPLADYGVLQAAADEPDAFDDADREFTEILASHAVAALDRLDRERELERQTDRLEKFASVVSHDLRTPLQVAVGAIELARETGDLDRLDTADDALDRIDRLASDLLAWARGASLVEDTEPVNVAAAATDCWRDLDTENATLDVTDAVVDADPDRVRQLLSNLLRNAVEHGATDPPSHAREDAAEHDGASVHVTVAPTEDGTGFAVTDDGPGVPDGERDAVFDAGHTTSTTGSGFGLDIARDIADAHGWTLTLDDDYTDGARFVVDCTTDR